The bacterium genome segment CTTCCTGCCCGGAGGGCACGTGGAGTTCGGCGAACCGGCAGAGGTTGCGCTGGCCCGGGAGCTTCAGGAGGAGCTGGGGATCGTGGCGGAAATCGGCAGGTTCCTGGGAGCGATTGAGCACGCTTGGGACGACGCGCATGGGCGGAGCCACGAGCTGAACCTGGTGTTCGAGGTCACCTGGCCCGGGCTCGACAAACCGGCCCCGGTTCGATCGGCGGAACCGCACCTCGAGTTCGTCTGGCAGCCCACGGACCGGCTCGCCGCAGTCAACCTGCTGCCCACGGTGCTCTGCGACGTCCTGCCGCGGTGGCTCGACGCCCGAGCCGGCAGCGGCTGGAGCAGCACGCTACGGTAGGGCACCGGCAGGCGGCTGGGCGCTGCCGAGCTACGGCCCGGCACCTGCGCGCCGCTCGCGCTCCTCGACCGCCCGGTGTATGCGGGCCATGACCGGCACACCACCGACGATGAGCACGACCTCGCTCAGCAGGAGCGGCGGAAACAGCACCGCAAACGGCACGGCCAGCAGCACCGACAGCATCAGGCCCACGGCCGCGGCGATTACCACAGCGTAGGCCGCGGCCCCGGCCCACGCGGACCGCCGGCCAATCGCAATACACAGCCACGCGCCGGCCAGGTTGGCCAGCGGCATAAGCCCGAGTTCCCAGATGCCTGCCTGCGGGCTGGTGATGTTGCTGAGGAAGTTACCGAGCACGAAGGCCGCCGCCAGGTGAGGGCGCCAGATGACCAGCGACTTCAGCGCCTCGGGGATCCGGAACTGAACCGGACCGTAGCTGATCGGGCCGAACGCCACGGTCAGCGCCGCGTATACGGCGGCGATGACGCAAACCTCGGCGAGGGCCCGCTGGCTGCCCGGCCGCGACGCCATCCCGGACTACTCCTGCGGGCCGCCGGCCGCCTGTCCTGCCCCAGGCGCCTGCCCCGAACAGGCGCTCTCCTGCGGCCAGCGGGCCCGGACGGTGGTGTGGACCCCGCCGCGGACGTTGTAGTCGAGCACCAGCTCCATCCACTGCGGAGCGGCGGCGGCCACCAGGTCGGTCAGGATGCGGTTGGCCGCGTGCTCCTGGTAGATGCCGACGTTGCGGTAGGAGTGCAGGTAGTACTTGAACGACTTTAGCTCCAGCACGCGCTCGCGTGGAACGTAGCGCACCGTCAGCCGGCCGAAGTCGGGCAGGCCGGACCACGGGCAGACGGCCGTGAACTCGTCGGTCGCTATCTCCACGACGGCGTCGCTGCCCGGGTACTCGTAGGGGAAGGCCTCCAGCAGACCGGGGTTGATGCGCTCGTAGCCCTGTTGATCCATGCGACCCTCCCTCCTGGCCAGCATCATACGCGCGGCGGCTCCCGACCCGCAAGGCAGCGCAGCCGGCAATGCAGCCCACGTGCAAGGCATCCGTGCGGATGACGACGAAGAGCACCGCAACAACGACGGAGGTACGGGGATGCCGGTAGTTGGGAAGGCGCACAGGCGCACCGACGGTCTCGAAAAGATAACGGGTGCGGCCAGGTACACCGAGGACCTACGCCTGAGCGGGATGCTGCATGTGCGGCTGCTGCTCAGCCCCTTTCCGCGGGCGCGCATCGTGCGGCTGGACCGCGGCCCGGCACTGGCGACTCCCGGCGTCGCTGCCGTAATGACCGCGGACGACCTGGCCCGGCTGGGGAACGGCGCCTCCCGCCTGCTGGCCGGACCCTTGACCAGGTACACCGGCGAGCCGGTCGCGGTGGTGCTGGGTGAGAGCGAGACGGCCGCCTCCGACGGGCTCGATGCACTCCGTGCGTCGGTGGAGTTCGAGCCGCTGACCGCGGTGCTGACCATGGACGAAGCGTTGCGCGAGGACGCCCCCCTGGTGCGCGAGTCGGCCGAGACCGAGGAGGACGACGCCGAGGCGCACGCGACGGTGGTCTTGCAGGAGAAGAAAGCCGACCGCCCCAGCAACGTGGCCAACCGGGTGGCGTTCACTCGCGGCAGCATCGAGGACGGCTTCCGGCAGGCCGAGGTGATCGTGCGCCGGACCTACACCACCTCGCGCATCCACCAGGGCTATCTGGAGCCACAGGCCGCGGTTGCCTTCGTGGACCCGGTAACCGGTGAGGTAACGATCTACACCTCCACGCAGGGCACGTTCTACCTCCGCGCGGAGACCGCCAAGCGGCTCGGCCTGCCCCAGCAGCAGGTTAAGATCGTCCCGATGACCGTGGGCGGAGCGTTCGGCGGCAAGATCGTGAACTTCCAGCCACTGGCCGCCGCGCTGGCGATGCTCGTGCGCCGGCCGGTGCGCATCGTCCTAACTCGAAACGAGGACTTCCTGGCGACGGAGCCTGCCCCGGCCAGCCGCATCACAGTCGAGCTGGGGGCCACGCGGGAAGGCGCCCTGACCGCCCTGCGGGCCAGGATCGAATTCGACTCCGGGTGTGAGCCCGGCGCGCCCCTCACGGTCGCCAGTCTCATGCTGGGTGGATACTACCGCATCCCCAACCTGTCGATTGAGGCCGTGGACATGCTCACCAACAAGCCCGCTGCAGGCGCCTATCGCGCGCCGGGTGTGCCGCAGGCAACCTTTGCCATCGAGTCGGCTATGAGCGAACTGGCCTCACTGCTGGGTGTGGATCCGATCGCATTTCGGTTGCGCCACGCCTCAGCTCCGGGCGACCCGATGCCCCACGGACGGCCGTGGCCCAACATGGGGCTCCGACAGGTGCTCGAGGCGCTGGACGCTCACCCGGTGCGCCGGCGTCCCCGGCGGGCGGGCGAGGGCATCGGCGTGGCGATCGGGGGCTGGCCCGGCGGGCTCGAATCGGCGACCGCCTGTGTGCGCGCGAACACCGACGGCACGTTCCAGATCGTCACGGGCGCGGTGGACATCACCGGCACGGCCACCACCATGGGCCTGATCGCCGCTGAGATCCTGGGAGTTGAACCGCACAAGGTACAGGTGGTCACGGCCGACACCAATCAGGCGCCCTACGCCGGGATGTCGGGCGGCAGCAAGATCACGTACACGGTCGGGGAAGCCGTCCGGCGTGCCGCCCTGGACGCGCGCCGCCAGATCCTGGCCATCGCCTCCGACCACCTGGAGGCCCGCCTCGAGGACCTGGAGATCGAGGGGGGCCGGGTGCACGTCCGGGGCTCACCCACGGCAGCCCTCTCGCTGGCTGAGATCGCCACGCTGAGCATGAAGTTCGGCGCCAAGTACCCTCCGGTGTTCGGACAGGGCTCCACCGCGATCGCGCGGCAGGCCCCGGGCTTCGCCGGGCATCTCGTGCGCGTGCGGGGGGACCGCGAGACCGGCGCGGTGGAGATCCTAGACTACGTGGTCGCGCAGGATGTGGGGTTCGCGATCAACCCGCCTGAAGTGGAAGGACAGATCCATGGGGCCGTGGCGCAGGGGATCGGCTGGGCCCTGCTGGAGCAGGTGGTCTACGACGAGAACGGCGGCCTGCTGACCGGGACCCTCGCCGACTACGCGCTGCCCCGGTCGTCTGCGGTGCCGCCGGTGGACGTTGTGCTGATCGAGCTCCCCTCGGACGAGGGGCCGTTCGGCGCCAAGGGCGTGGGCGAGCCGCCGGTGATTCCAGGCGCGGCGGCGATCGTGAACGCTATCGCGGACGCGACGGGGGTGAGGATGACAGCGCTGCCTGCGACGGCCGGGCACCTCGCCCTTGCGTCGGGCCGCGGCATGCAGGAATCGGGCTGAATCCCGCGAATGGCCACTAGGTGGTATAGTTGTACCGGCACGGTTCGGCGGACAACTCGGACACCGCCGTCCGCGCACAAAACAGTACATCATCTGGAGGTGTTGTATGCGTAGATCACTCATCGCGCTGGCGGTGGTTGCGGTCATGGTCCTGGCCGCCAGTGTTCCGGCTTCGGCCCAGTCGTGGTTCCAGCTCCGCTTCAACCCGTCCAACGCCGATTGGAAGCAGACCCCCCCGATCTGGGGGGACCTTCCATACAAGTTCAACACGACCATGTTCGGGGGAACGGCCTTCATCCAGCCTCCGGGGTACGGGGTGGGGCTGAGGTTCAACATCGACTCCGGATCGCTCGGGTCCTGGTCTCCCTTGACCTTCTACGACGGCGGTACCTGGAGATACTACGACATCAGCGTGGGGCTCCCCCTCTCCCTGGGCACGGGGTCTATGCTTCTGTTCGCCGGTTACGGCAATCACTCGTGGAAGGCAACCGACGGCGGAACCACAATCTCCACTCAGGACGCCAGCGGCATAGTCTTCGGCGCCGACATGAGGCTCCCGCTGTCAGGGGCGTGGTATGCGACCGGTTCCCTAACGTTTGGCTCCGGGCTCAAGTACAAGTACGCCAACCCGGGGTTCTGGGATCCAAGAGCCGAGGGGACGGCCAACACGAGCGTGTACTCGGCCGCCTTGGGCTACATGCTACCCAACTACCCCTTGAACGTCGAGCTTGGGTGGCGATCCGGAGGGTTCAGTGTCACTTCGATCACCAGCGGCGACACGAGTGCCGCCGGACAGGACGTGCGCTGGTCAGGGTGGTTCCTCGGGTTGTCAACGCGCCGGTAGGGGCACACTGGCTCAGTCGCGGGCACGCTCGACTCGAACGCCGGCCGATCTGAACGCGGCCGGCGTTCGGTTTTCTCGCGGCATGCCGGTTGCGACCACCCCGTTTGAACCGCTATCATGGAAGGCGCGGCCATACATGGGGACGTAGCTCAGTGGGAGAGCACCTGCTTTGCACGCAGGGGGTCAGGGGTTCGAATCCCCTCGTCTCCACCAGCCCTACCCCTCGTCGGTGTACTCTTCATATACCTTGCCTACCATCTTCGCCGAGGGCTTGAGCGTCTTGTCTCCCTCCTTCCTCCACTTCGAGGGAGTGCCCTCATCGCCGTGCTTGGCCAGGCGCAGGTTGGCCTTGAGCTTCCTGAGCAGCTCTTCAACGTTCCTGCCCAAGTTGTAGTAGTTGACTTCTGAGTTGAGGAGCATCCCTTGGGGGTTGATGATGAACGCCCCCCTCAGCGCGAGCCCTGTGTCCTCATCGTAGACGCCGAACAGCCTCGAGACGTTGCCGGTGGGATCGGCCCCCATCGAATACCTGACGTCCTTCAGCATCTTCTCGTTCTTCTGCCACGCAAGATGGACGTACTTCGTGTCTGTGCTTACGGTGACGACCTCGGCTCCCAGCCTATTGAACGCCTCATGCTGCTCTGCCAGAGCAGCGAATTCGGTCGCTCAGACAAAGGTGAAGTCGGCGGGGTAGAAGAACAGGATCGTCCACTTCCCGCCGGCGCGCAGCGCCTCGAGGCTGACCTCTCCGAAGTCGGCCTTGGACGGCTCAAACGTTTCGAGTCGGAAATCCGGCACATTCTGCCCAACCCTCAATCCGCAACAGCCCACACTCATGACGAAAACCCCCTTCGACTAGTCTCTCAGTCAGTTTCCGGAGGTTGTCCGGAGAGAGATGCATCCGGCATCTCCTCCTCTAATTTAACTGATCTGGCCGTGCGCTTATTCCATAGTGACTCACCGGATGGGCGGCAGACGCTCATGCGCTGGGGCTGGCTCTACGTGGCGATCTCGTCTTGCGCCTGCGGATGTCCTCAACGAACTCGAAATGGGAAACGGTGTCACGGGCCCGGCGTCTCCCCGAATCCCGACGGCTGCTTCCGCTCAAGTCCCGGATCTTTCCGCAGGGCCTCGACTGTCAGCGGCCTACCTGTGCGCGCGATGGCCCGCGCCAGCACTATTGGCAGCCGCTCGGCATCTTTCGGCAACCGGGCAGCCGGGCGTAAGCGGGAAGGAAGTGGGGCTGGCGGCCGATCATCCCTACGGGATGCCGGCTGACGACCTCGTTAAGGTGTTGGTGCCAGATATAGAAGGGAGGCGCCGCACCTCTGCGGCCATTCGGGTATAATGTGTCAAAGACATTAACGGCCGGGGTGCAACGGGGCCTGCCTCTTTGGGAGGGGACGCAATGACCATCGCAACCGAGCACCACTACATTGTTCGGGACGGCAACATCCTCCAGGGGGAGCCCATCGTCGGAGGCACTCGGACTTCGGTGCGCGCCATCGTGGAACTGTGGCGCCTCGGGGTCACACCAGAAGAGATTCCTGTGCATCTCCCCCACCTCACGCTTGCGCAGGTGTTTGACGCGTTGAGCTACTATGTAGACCACCAGGCCGAGATCCAGGCCTACATCGTCCGCAACGAGGTTCCCGACGACCTGACGCATCCGACTGCGCGCCCGGATGCCTAGGACACCGGCCCCGGTCTACCTCGACGAGGATGTGTCGGTTGTAGTCGCCGCGATCCTAAGAGCACGGGGCTTCGAGGCAGTCACCACAAGGGATGCGGGGCAACTCGGCCGGTCGGACTTCCAGCAACTGACCTTCGGGGCCGAGACCGGACGCGTGCTTCTCACCCATAACCGGGTTGACTTCGAGCGTTTGCACGGAGAGTGGTTGGGGGCCGATAGATCCCACGCTGGCATCGTCATTGCCCGGCGGCGTCCACCCGGGGATCTGGCTGCAAGAGTAGGGCGACTGCTCACCCGACTGGCCGCTGAAGATCTGAAGAACCAGCTTCTGTACGTCTGAGTCGCGGCCTGGAACGAAGGCGGGTTTGTCACGTTCCCGTAATCGCCTCCACCCGGACGCCAGTAGCCCGCACCAGGTCGCGCGGGTCAATCCAGATCTGCAGCCCCCGCACGCCCGCACTGATGCTTATCCGCGGGTGTTGCAGGGCGGAGGCGTCAATGAACGTCACGTAGGGCCGCCGTGTCGCCAGGGGCGATACGCCTCCCTTCACGTAGCCGACCAGCCGCATCAACTCTCCTGCATCCACCAACTCGACGCGCCGGGCACCCGCGCACCGCGCCAGCACCCGGAGGTCCAGTTCGTGACTGGCCGGGACGGATGCCAGCAGGACCGCGCCCTCGCTGGAGCGGACGACCAGCGTCTTGAACAGTTGGTCGGGCGAGATCCCGAGCCGTTCGACCGCCTCCGCGGCTGTGTGCGCCTCGGCCTCGAACTCCAAGAGGTCGTAGTGAATGCCAAGGGCATCCAGAATCCTCATCGCCCGCGTGCGCATTGTGGATTGGGAGTTCGGTGGGGAACCCCGCGGCGTCCTGCGCCATGCTGGCTTCAGCCTGAGGGGATAAGACGGGGCTTCTGGGGGCTTTAGCCGAAACAGAGCTCGCCAACCGTGTCGCTAAGGTCTATACTATCAACATGGTATTCANNNNNNNNNNTATTCAAATACCGTCGAGACGAACACCGCGTTCACCTGATTGTATATCACCTTGTCTGGACTCCGAAGCGCCGGAAGGCAGTCCTGGTCGGAGGAGTTGCCGCCGATTGTCAGAAACTCATCGAGAGGAAATGCGATGAGCAGGGATGGGAGATTCTGAAGTTGGCGGTACAGCCCGACCACATTCATCTGTTCGTGCAAGCGTGGCCGACCGTCTCGGCGGCGGAGATCGTGAAGGAGTGCAAGGGGCTTACCTCCCACGACCTGCGGCAGAAGTATCCCGTTCTCAAGCGTCTGCCCTCCCTCTGGACTCGTTCCTACTTCGCCGCGACAGCGGGCAACGTCTCAGCTGAGGCTATCAATCGCTACATCGCGGCACAGAAGGGTCTTTGATGCAGGCAACCTACCGCTATCGACTCTATCCCACGAAATCCCAGAAGCGCAAACTGGAAGCGACAATTGAAACGTGCCGCCGCTGGTATAACGCCTGCCTGGAGGAGCGCAAGTCTGCGTGGAACGAGCGGCAGGAGAGCGTCGGAAAGAACGCGCAGTTACGGAATGTCAAAGACTATCGCCGGGACAATCCCTTCGCGGCGCAATTGCACTCGCACATCCTCCAGGTCACAACCTGCGACCTGGATAAAGCCTTCCAGGCGTTCTTCCGCCGCGTCAAGGCGGGAGAGAACCCCGGCTATCCTCGCTTCCGCGGCAGGGACCGTTTCGACTCGTTTGGGTTGAAGGAGTACGGTAACGGATTCCGCCTGGACGGAAGGCGGTTGAAAGTCACGGGCATCGGACGGATTGCAGTGCGCTGGCACCGGCCGGTCAAGGGCGAGGTCAAGACCCTCCGCATCCGCAGGCAAGCGGGAGTCTGGTACGCTTCTTTCAGTTGTGATGCACAGCCCGAGTCGCTGCCTCCAACCGGGCGAGACATCGGAATAGACGCAGGCATCGCCAGCCTGCTTACCACGAGCGACGGCGAGCACATCGAAAACCCAAAGTGGTATCGGTCAGAGCAAGCCCGTTTGCGTATCCTGCAACGCCGGGTTGCACGTCGTAAGTTGGGAGGAGTCAATCGGCGTAAGGCGGTCCGGGCCGTTGCCTGCCAGCACGCATACGTGGCGAACCGCCGAACAGACTTCCTGAAGAAGTTGGTCTACGGCCTTGTCTCGCGCTACGACCGGATTGCAGTCGAGAACCTGCGAATCCCGAACCTGGTACGGAACCCGTACTTGGCAAAGAGCATCCTGGACGCCGGCTGGGGATACTTCCGAAAGCACCTGTCTTTCAAGGCAGCATGGGCCGGGAAGACAGTTGTGGCGGTCGCTCCAGCCTACACGTCCAAAACTTGCTCGGGTTGTGGGGCGCTCTTCGAAACCCTAACGTTAGCAGACCGTTGGGTGCGTTGCGATTGCGGCCTCTCGATGGACCGCGATGAAAACGCAGCCCTGAATCTGCTCGCGCTCGGACGGAGCGCGTGGGGCATAACGTGGCCGGTTGCGGCGAGCGTGCCCCAAGAAGCCGTTGGGCTTTAGCCCATGCGGAGCGTCACACGGTGAGCCAAGTTACCCTGCATCCGGGCATCCGCCCCACCCTGGCCGAGGTGGGCGAGGCGCCCCCCGGTGAGTTCACGCCTGCCCGGTTCCAGCAAGAGGCCCTCTCGGCGCTGGGATCGCGAGACGTCCTGGTTTCGGCGCCGACCGGCAGCGGCAAGACGTGGATCGCGCAGGAGGCGATCCGCGCCTGGCTGACGGCCGGAGGCCAGAGCTGGTACACCACGCCGCTGAAGGCGCTCTCAAACCAGAAGTTCCGCCAGTTCCAGCGGCTGTTTGGGGAAGAGGCGGTCGGCCTGGTGACCGGGGAGCGGCGCATCAACCCCCGCGCGCCGGTCATCGTGGGCACCACCGAGATCCTCCGCAACATCCTCTATGCCGGGGACGGCGGCATCGCGTTCATCGTCCTCGACGAGGCGCACTACATCGGAGATACGGAGCGCGGCACGGCCTGGGAGGAGATCCTGCTCCTCTCACCTCCCAATGCGCGGCTCCTGCTGCTGTCCGCCTCGATTCCCAACGTGGACGAACTGGCCGGCTGGATGAGCGAGATCCGCGGCCGGCCGCCGGCGGTCGTGCTGGAGGATCAGCGTCCGGTCCCACTGCGGCTGCTCCTGGCCGACGGTGGCGGCGGCCTCCTCCCGCCCGCGCTGGCCGGAAAGGTGCGGCGCGAGGAGCGTCGTCGGGGTTGGCTGACCGAACTGGTGCGCCAGCTCGAGGCCGGCAACCTGCTGCCCGCGATCCTCTTCTTCCCCTCACGCCGCGAGTGCGACGTGGCCGTCCGCGAATTGTCCGCGCTTCGGCTGCCCGGCGCGGAAGAGCGCGCCAGGGCGCTCGGCAGGTGGGAGTCGGAGTACCCCACGCTGCTGGGCCATGCCTACCGGCACACGTTGATCCAGTGCGGGATCGCGCCCCACCACGCAGGGCACCTGATGGCCTGGCGCCTTGCGGTTGAGGACCTGCTGGGCCTCGGCCTGGTGCGCGCGGTCGCCGCCACGACGACGCTGGCGAGCGGGCTGGATGTGCCAGCGCGCACCGTGGCGTTGTCCACCCTTGTACGCAACAGCCCGGAAGGACCGGTCTCGCTCTCGGCAACCGAGTTCCAGCAGATGTCCGGCCGGGCCGGCCGCAGGGGTCGCGACCGCGTAGGCGTGGTGGTTATCCCGGCATCCGACCGCGGCGAGGCTCAGCTCGGCCTGGCCCTGTCTGGAGCAGAAGCCGAGCCGGTGACCTCCGCGTTCACCCCCACCTACTCGCAGGTGCTGAACCTGCTGTCGCGGAGGGACCTCCGCACCGCGCTCGCCGAGATCAGCAGGTCGTTCGCCGCCTACCAGGGCCTGCTGGGCCGCCGGATGCGGCTGCCGCGAAAGCTGCCCGACGGAGAGATCGCGGAGGCGGCCGCCCGGGCGCGCGACGGCTTGAGCACCGAGTTCCTGCTGCGGGCCGGAGTGCTGCAGTCGTTGGGATACCTCGACCGCAACGCGTGCCTGACCGAGAACGGCAGGTGGGCGATGCGGCTGCGGCACACACGCCTGCTGATCCTCGCGGAGCTCGTGCGACGCAAGCAGGTCCCCCCTACCGGCCCGCGGCTGGCCGCGGTCGCAGCCGCGCTGGGCACGGAACGGCCACCCCGGGGCGGCGGAGGCAAGGCGCGCCTGGCGGCGGTCGCGCACGTCGTGGACGAGGTCGCGCGCCTGGAGCGGCAGTTCGGGGTCGCCCCCGACCCTGTGGCGGGAGAGTTCAAGGCGGAATGGCACCGCACGCGCCGGCGGCTGGTGCCGTCGCCGGCCGAGCGCCGTGCCGATGTCTTGGAGGCGTGGGCGCGAGGCGCGGAGTGGACCCGACTGGTGGCCGAGGCTGAGGCCGAGGAAGGCGACCTGCAGCGCACCATCCTGCAGGCGGCAGAGGTACTGATGCAGATCGAGAATCTTCCCATGCCCGAGCTGCGGGCCCTGGCGCGGGCAACGCGGGAGGCGCTGCTGCGGCCGCCCGTCGTCTGATCGGGGTCTAGCCAGGCGGTATGTTGGGTATGAAACCCATACCAGGGGTCTGGAGCGCCACGGGCCACTTCCCACGCCGGATGGGTCTGGAGGCGTATTGGTGATGCATCATCGGTCTCAGGATGGTTTCACGCTCATAGAACTCGTGATGGTCGGCGCCATCGCGGCGGTGCTCGTCGCGGCTTCGGTGGGCCAGTACCAGGAGTTCATAAGCAACCAGCGCCTCCACACCTGGGCGGAGACGATCGCCACCGACCTGCGGGCCGGCCAGCAGGTAAGCGTCTCGCAGCGCCGGATGGTCGTGGCCGTGTTCGACAGTAACCTCTACACCATCACTGCCGAGAGCGCAGTGATAAAGATAGGCCACCTGCCTCCCGATATCATCAGCACTCTGCAGACGATCAACTTCTCCTCCCTAGGGACGACCACGACCGCGGGCACGATCATGTTGCGCAGCCAGATGACCAACCGGACGCGGCAGATCTCGGTCGCAGCCGCAACCGGCCGCGTGAGGATTGATTGATGGCATCTCTGGCCGCGGCGAGGGTGAGGGGACGCAGCTACCGGGACGGCCAGCAGGGGTTCACACTGCTTGAGGTCATGGTCGGCATGCTGCTCCTCTCGGCGATCGTAATAATGCTCAGCCAGGGATACATGGCCGCGATCAGTCGGGCCGGGGAGATAGGCGACCACTCGACCGGGGCCGCTTGGATGCAGGCCATGGTGGATCACCTGCGCAACACCGGCTATGCCGGGGTCAGCGGCTCCTGGACCGAGACGGCGGCAAGCTGCGCATCGCCGGAACCCTGCCTTCCCGATGTGTTCAGCCGGGCGGAGATACAGGCGGCGGGCACGGCCGTTCCACTCCTCAAACAGGTCAACATCACGCTGTTCCGAAAGGGCATTGCGGCACCGTTCCTCGCCCTGTCCACGTATTTCACCGACATCAGGTTCCCGTGATGGAACACACCAGGGTGCGGCGAGTGGCAATGGTGCAGCGGGTGGTGCGGAGCGGCGACGAGCGTGGGATGACGCTGGTCGAGGTGCTGGCCGCGCTGGCGATCGGGTCGCTGGTGATGGCCACGATCTACCTGGCGTTGGGCACCGCGATCCGAGCGCGCCTGCTCGTGGAGAGCACCGTCCACAACCAGCAGCACGGGCGCCTGGTCATCCAGTGGGTCGCCGACCGCCTGAGGCAGGCCGGCTACGCGGTCAGCCCGGCCAGCACCATTCCCAGGTGCCGCGACGCGATCGTGGCCGAGGACGGTGCGCTGACACCAACGGCGACGCGCCTCTATTTCAATACCGACCTAGACGGCGTAGGCGTAGGCAACCCTACCCAAACGATCGGGTTCGGCCTGGGTACGGAAACCGTCGGCGGGACCTCCGTGAACGTGGTGCAGGAATCGGTCACCGACTGCACGGGCGGCGCGACAGAGCGGGTGGCCGGCGTCACCGACCCCACCTCGGTGGCGATCACTTCTCTCACGTTTGAGTACTACGATGCGAGCGGCGCCGTTGTTGTCAACCCAAGTACCCTTACGGCCATCCGATCAATCCGCATGGTCCGCGTCACGATGGTCGAGCGGGCGGCGGCAGGTGCACTGGGATCAAGGGAGCAGACATGGACGGTTCTGGTCAACCTCAGGAATCCAGACCCGCGCACGCTGTGAATCCACCTATCCCGCATGATCTGCGGCGTCAGCGACGGCGGACCGGCGCCTGTGGCAACGAACGCGGCAACGTCCTGCTAGTGATCCTGCTGTTCCTCATCGCGGCCGGCGTGCTCACGGTCGGCCTGCTCAGCAGCCTGCTCGGCGAGATCCAGGGCGGGTTCTCCTACCGCCACGGCGTGCAGGCGCTGGCTGTGGCCGAGGCAGGCATCCACTTTGCGGTCGCCAGGATCAACGAGACCGGCGGGACCTATCCGGGCGAGAGCAACAGGCAGATGGTGCACCCGACCCAGGGAGTCCTGGGCGTGTTCGACGTGGAGGTGCGTTGCTCGAACGGCACGGTCCCCGGGAGTCCAAACCCCTGTGCAGTCGCGCCCCAGCCGAACGAACGCATCGTCAGCGCCATCGGGTTCGTCCCGGACAGGACGCGGTCGCTGGGCCGGCGTACCGTGGTCATCGTGTTGCGCCAGGCCATGTTGACGTCCCTGGACTTCGCGGTCTGCGGCCGCGATGGCGTTACGCTCGACCGCGACACGGACACCTACGGCAATGTGGGCAGTAACGCCAACATCTCGCTCCTAGGGCCACCTACGACGCCGGGCTCGCTCGCCCGTACCTATGCCTACGGCGGCCAGCCGGGCAATGCCACCGCCGGCGGCACAGTGACCTGCTCTGGTTCGT includes the following:
- a CDS encoding DEAD/DEAH box helicase, giving the protein MSQVTLHPGIRPTLAEVGEAPPGEFTPARFQQEALSALGSRDVLVSAPTGSGKTWIAQEAIRAWLTAGGQSWYTTPLKALSNQKFRQFQRLFGEEAVGLVTGERRINPRAPVIVGTTEILRNILYAGDGGIAFIVLDEAHYIGDTERGTAWEEILLLSPPNARLLLLSASIPNVDELAGWMSEIRGRPPAVVLEDQRPVPLRLLLADGGGGLLPPALAGKVRREERRRGWLTELVRQLEAGNLLPAILFFPSRRECDVAVRELSALRLPGAEERARALGRWESEYPTLLGHAYRHTLIQCGIAPHHAGHLMAWRLAVEDLLGLGLVRAVAATTTLASGLDVPARTVALSTLVRNSPEGPVSLSATEFQQMSGRAGRRGRDRVGVVVIPASDRGEAQLGLALSGAEAEPVTSAFTPTYSQVLNLLSRRDLRTALAEISRSFAAYQGLLGRRMRLPRKLPDGEIAEAAARARDGLSTEFLLRAGVLQSLGYLDRNACLTENGRWAMRLRHTRLLILAELVRRKQVPPTGPRLAAVAAALGTERPPRGGGGKARLAAVAHVVDEVARLERQFGVAPDPVAGEFKAEWHRTRRRLVPSPAERRADVLEAWARGAEWTRLVAEAEAEEGDLQRTILQAAEVLMQIENLPMPELRALARATREALLRPPVV
- a CDS encoding prepilin-type N-terminal cleavage/methylation domain-containing protein; translated protein: MHHRSQDGFTLIELVMVGAIAAVLVAASVGQYQEFISNQRLHTWAETIATDLRAGQQVSVSQRRMVVAVFDSNLYTITAESAVIKIGHLPPDIISTLQTINFSSLGTTTTAGTIMLRSQMTNRTRQISVAAATGRVRID
- a CDS encoding type II secretion system protein, which gives rise to MASLAAARVRGRSYRDGQQGFTLLEVMVGMLLLSAIVIMLSQGYMAAISRAGEIGDHSTGAAWMQAMVDHLRNTGYAGVSGSWTETAASCASPEPCLPDVFSRAEIQAAGTAVPLLKQVNITLFRKGIAAPFLALSTYFTDIRFP
- a CDS encoding prepilin-type N-terminal cleavage/methylation domain-containing protein; the protein is MEHTRVRRVAMVQRVVRSGDERGMTLVEVLAALAIGSLVMATIYLALGTAIRARLLVESTVHNQQHGRLVIQWVADRLRQAGYAVSPASTIPRCRDAIVAEDGALTPTATRLYFNTDLDGVGVGNPTQTIGFGLGTETVGGTSVNVVQESVTDCTGGATERVAGVTDPTSVAITSLTFEYYDASGAVVVNPSTLTAIRSIRMVRVTMVERAAAGALGSREQTWTVLVNLRNPDPRTL